Part of the Ciona intestinalis chromosome 6, KH, whole genome shotgun sequence genome, GAAACAGCAACGCTGCAATATATAGACATGTTAACCACACAAcacaatatgacgtcacacttacGTATTTCGTGACCCTAAATTGACTGAAAAATGCGACGCGTGTATTTTGGTATATAGAGAAACATGAAAACGAAAGCCAATACGTTTGTGCATGGCTGAAAGTTATTCCATTGACTAAATGCTTtttagtataaatattttaattagaGAAAAGCGTATTAAAATAGTGACCGCGcttttttctttcaattaaatgtaaatatgtttttaactgtaagcgtgttttaacaactgttgttttgtcgctatattctgtttttcgtttaaaatattttttaatcttcgctaccgtcaaaaaaagtaaactttgttattattatgttgcaaatttaacaattggtccattttttatacatgttATGGTTTAACCTTAAAATTTGGGCCTATGTAGAAAGCAATATAATGAACCAGAGATtctgggttcaaatccaggTCAAGGTTGTAAAATTTCAGcgatttcacaaaaaaaaatcaaaaaatcttaaacctactaaaacataacacaacaGCACACTCTTGTGTTTAACTTACCTAAAAAGAACAAGCCACTAGGTTGGGCTAGAGCTGCGTCAGAAACACTAAGCCAAACTATAGTATCAGCACctacaattaaataaaacagttaccATAAGAGCtgttataaaactaataatacaaaaaaacatatcatAAACATATTGGTGTAATGTCAGTTTTGCAATCTAAAAATGGGATTTTTTCCTGCTGTTAGATGTCTATATAAACAGGCAaagtcaaagtatattgcattcaccacattaatcaatgaggtttcctatgttttacaactatcagtgtaactgtattttaacaatgtcacccaaattttactctgctgttaggtgtctttaAAATCAAGCAGAACCAAAATATATACTGCATTCACCATTAATCAATAAAGTTCCCTATGTAttacaactatgagtgtaactgtattttaacaatgtcaccaaaattttaccctgctgttgggtgtctatacaaacaagcagagccaaagtatattgcattcaccacattaatcaatgaggttccctatgtttgacaactatgagtgtaactgtatttaacaatgtcaccccagatttacttaaaaaataccTATAGGAAATATACCTTGTTCTGCAGTTCTTAGATTATCCttcatatattcataaaacCCAGGCATTGATGTTCTCACAGCTGGAGTATCAGCCCAACCAGGGTGCATGGCAGAAAAATGAATATCAGGGTGCATTTTGGCCCATTCCTCAGTCAGTATAACCTGCATATAAAAAGGCCCactgttaaaaatgttaattgaataaatgaatgtaactttttttttaagaggtggggcaacgacagtcattatacaatttaaaatttgaaaaccaATAAAGGATCACTTTTAAAAATGcgaattaaatgaatgtaacatttaacttatttatctttgagtggcgggacaacgaccgttagtatataatttatatttttgaattacTTATCAGTTATCACACATTTTCAGACCTTATTTTATgtggtaaataaatgaatgtaacctattttgCCCTggtggcagggcaatgacagtcattataacacagttgttctgtttcatacacctcgtgtcagttAACCGTACATTTAATActgcgttttttttatctgttttaacatttatatatataggtctAAATGTATGACtaacaatttatttgaataCAATGATAACGgctattattttctttttttgcatatcaaaaataaatgtattgcTCATTTTACtaaaagaaattaatatttcatgattttaaacagtaaGCCATGTTTTATGAGCCAACACCAGGCAATTaactaattattttaacacagcAGATGCCAAATGCATAATACAGTTATTCcgttacatttgttttactgtAGTATTCTATAGTGGGTAACcatgtccggcgccgtggcaaagtggttggtgcgcctgcctgtaacccagaggtaatgggttcaaggcttgtcgctgctaccactgtgggggtatgtgtccttgggtaagacacttagaaatttgctttaacccagtggtcactaatgggttgtctaatttatcagccatacataaaaaaatccacaacAAAGATAAAcctccacaaagtaacatacatggtaactcgtaagctggcacgaggtgtataaatacccgtgttatcgttttccagccacgcaaggataaagtaagttacattcattcattcatcttaTATCATAGTACCcagacaaaaacaaattacaccGATGGAATTACTTCTATAATCTATATGTCAATACTGCATATACAAAAAGGTAcgtaaaagtaaaactattGGCAATCGCCCAAAATCTCAGTTCCCTTGGCACgccacgctgtaggacctcacctatatagaatattaaTGAATACCTGTTGCCGTTTTTGTTGTGCATACGCCATGTCTCCAGAAAACGTTCCTTTTTCAGATTGAAGATCTTTAACATTCAGTTTTTGAGTGTACATTCCCCCAGAACTAACTGTTATCTGCaataggtaaaaaaaatatatatatataaaaatctgcatatttttttttactataggTAAACTAAGATGCAATTCTTCTGCTTTTTAAATTGCCAAAATGCTTAACATTTGGTAAATGACTAACTTTATACACTAACTTAATGGACATTGtcttaacccagtggtcaacaatgggttgttcaaatcaCATATGCGTATGGGttgtcaaaacaaaaaaagaaaatcttcaaaaatatatataattctgtaaacattctttgtttactaccaaatggaacgataaataataatgaaaatctaaaccatcttaccccaacctactatataatacaaatttaggaattttttgaaatttttacttACAACTCTTGGCTTAGTAGATTTTAAAAGCAGGGGTACCAGTTCTTGTGTCAGTACATAAGTCCCCACTGTGTTAGTGGCAAAATTAAGCTCAAGGTTTCCAACCTCAGTAGTTTTTCTATCATTGACCATACAGCCAGCATTGTTTACAAGAACATTGAGTTTTTCATGGTTTGAAGAAAAATTCTTGGCGAATTCGTAAACTTCTTTTGTATTGGAAATATCGAGCACATGAACTGTTATGttctaaaatagaaaaaagcacgcattaaaaatgtgaaagaataaatgtaacttactttatccacCTATGGGCAGAAATagacagtcgtcataacacgccgacaaaccattagtcaccactgggttggagtaattgccgttgagtgtcttgcccaaagacacatacacctacaatagtagcagtgacaagtcttaaacccattacctctgggtcacAGGCAGACGCGGTAAGCactttatataacaaatatcaagcatatatatagaaaaaccTCTTACAGAATTTCCACTTTCTTTGACTATATCTTCCTTTGCTTGATTTGCACGCTCCAAATTTCTACACACCATGTGAACTTCTCCACCGTTTTTAGCAATAGCAATTGCAGCAGCTTTTCCTAAACCACTATTTGCCCCAGTGACCATGAAAACCTGGTCACTTACATCTTTTTTAGTGTCTTCAGGGTGAAAGGATTTTGCTGCCTTTGCATATCCAccactgtaaaaaataatgtttaaatactttaatctttaaattaaatgcgAGTTTTGAATGTCTGTATACTTAAAGACACTGTAGGCCTGGATAATAAgcctatttgtattttatcaaggtttttaaataaaacactatGTATATACTGCAAAATGCAATGACTACATTCTGTAAAATGCAAGCATATTTTAACGTGTTACTATCATGTGTACATTTATATCGCATTGAATGAGCTgcattcaatttattttttaagttacacTATACATACCATGTATTATGGCAATACTATAACTTTACAATCATAtggtgtaaaaaaaacgatctgaaataaaacaacagctACTTTACAGTTTCCATAGGCAATTATTTGAGTGTTCAGTATTTGGTTcaaaatcattgttaaataCACTTACTTTGTGAATTGAAGACGtcctttaataaaaaacgCTGTTTTCTGGTAAATGCTCATTTTGAATCTGCTCTGGCAGTCAAATACAGTTGTCAACGAAGAATATAAGCGATTATAAACATTGGTGACACATATTGACAATGTTATATAATCCGCTGTTACGTAAAGGGGAATTCCCTCATATGATCATCACATACAAtcgtaaaaataatatttacaattttagcttttattaaaacactttttacctTGATTTTCAATATGCGCAAGCCAAAAACGTGCAACTTACTAGACAAATAAACCTCTTAACTATACTGAGAGTTAACACGCCCTTGATTTATGCACTTTGacgtataaaaaaaactgtgtcaAAAGTAGCTaacgaatgttgttttttaaagtgcCTATTTGTATACCAATATCTACTTGCatcattttaaactataatttatgtttaaactttacataAACATGCCTGTCTTTCATGCAAACTGGATAATATAACTAGTGCCCTTTAGCGCTTATATTCAGCCATAGAAACGCTCGCATGATGGCGATTTCCAATACTCTATTGACCTTTACATTTGCAGCTAACGCCAGATCAAAAACTGTCTTAATAAGCTGAGTAATGGAGTTAGCTGCTGCAAATGAAGATGAACGGCCGGTCCTGCCTTGGGATCAGTTTTCACAATGGCTTCATTGCGTGTGCGTTGTCACGTTTGACTTAGAACTTGGGCAAGCTATGGAGGTATCTGTAACAGGGTGCTTTCAATAATAAATCTAATAAAATGCCTAAATCTAGTGGCTTAAAACGTACTATTACTATGGTATAATCTGAaattacatacttggtaacttgtagggGACATGATGACATTTGGTAAACGCGCTTGCCTCTAGCTCAAGagttaatgggttcaaggctcgatgctgctagcAATGTTGGCGCGTATGTCTTtgtgcaagacatttaacaacaattgctccaacctagtggtcccttatgggttgtctaaattgtcagccatacctAATTAATTCCAtacataattttgtaaaaatatctaTTAAATAATTAGTACAAAGCTACATATGCGTTTTGAACTtataagtgggcacgaggtgtatgaaacagaacagccatgttataacttttaaatttgccccaccatgttacaataaacaactaaaaaacaagttacatttattccttTTTAGTTTATGTACCCTACCCATATTGAACTCAGCGATGTAGAAAAAGCGAACATATGTTACCTCGCTTTTCCCGATTCAAATTCTGGCTGTATGGGTGATACACAATACTGGTTCCGTATTCGAAGAAATTCACTTTATAGAACCAACAATAAAGATACTGACTATCAATGCACGAAAGACTGCCCTGTAACATTGCTGGTAAATGTTAAGTGCTACACCATTAGGCTGTCTTTAAAGTAGGATATATACTATGCATTAGTTGTAGTTTAATTCATACAAAATGGCTGTAAATTTAGAACAACATTGTATTCCATATGGGTGAAGTCTTATAGCAAGGCTTGTCATGGACCATGGAGTAATAGACGGGACTATTTATCCTTGGCCAAGCTATAAAGGGAAGATCTCCCATCCATCCAGTCcgcagagtatggcagttcctgacgagatcttgCGCGTGCAAGACAGATATTTTTCGTGTGCGCgtgtgctatcattaaaaatctgcctgcaaagcatgtacattttcaagccacgttaggaagtcttacttaatttaatacgtacgtgcatcaccaaaagtctgtaaaaaatcGGGCGTGCACCTGtcatactctgcagtctggcCATCTATTAACATTAAAACCTTTGACACCTACCTTCTGGAAGCAGCAGACCTCAAAATCTGGTGAGGTCCATGTGATTGCACCCtgggttttggggtaatggtaGTGTGTGACATGCCCTGCTGTAGAACCTCttccacataaaaaaaaataagaatagaATTACttacaaatttttttcaaacagaAAGACGAAACACATTACTACGGTTATGTCTATTTTCGACAAGTTCGAGACAAGACACTGAAAAGAGGTTACTTCCAAAAATCAGTCGTTCTACTCAGCTCTTTGCCATACTTTAACTTTTTCAAAGAAATCTCAGACATCATTGCACCAGAGTATTTTGATAACGGAGTCCCTTGTTTAGAAGCAGGtacgttttaaaaaactaaacttttaataactttttgtttgtattttcgaTTCAATAACGatgattaaaaaatgtttaaaacaaaaagacaggatatagcgacaaaacaacagttcttaaaatcatatttacacttaattggaagaaagaaacgtggtcgctacacctagcagacaaacgagccatttatgtttaattattatcacgTTAAACTTCTAATGGAAACGAAAGGGTGTCTTATATAAATATCActtacaaaataacagttgtgaTAATAACTCATCTAAACGTTCACCatgtgtgtgaaacagaacacccatgttagaacaactgtcatttcaatttcaaaataaacattttttagtaattgcgagtaatattatattgtttctattttcccaGCTTGTCATGACATTGACAAATGGCCGAGTCCAATACCTGGACAAATTCTTAACCTGCCTTTAATGGGAATGGTTCTACATGTGAGGATACCTACTAAACAAGACAAGCCTGGAACCAATGTACTTGATAACACAGACAAAGTCAGTTTATCtatgtgttaaattaaaagttactgAAGCAATAATCTTATGCTTGCtgaaatgttatgtttttgtaagGAACATTTATGTATCAAAAGTTATAGAAACTGTAGGAAAACAATCTTTTTGCTATCTTGTACTTGATTTAAAAGACGGTTATTTTATGTGTCCAAGGTCCCACAGTCTGggacaccatgggacctgagatttaggacAGAGTTAGCACATTTTTctgacacccagggtgctacaacccatttaATGatcactggtttggagcaatgtctgttaagttttttgtacaaaatacTCTTATAAGTTGTCCTAATTGTTAgtcaaattcacaaaaaaatctcaaaaaataatcacccacaaagttatatacatgacAACTCAAAAGTgggcttgaggtgtatgaaacagaacacccatgttataacaactgtcatttccccaccacgcaagaataaatagcTTACATACATCTAAAAAATGACAATGCTTTTTTATAGAGTCCTGACCGTACACCATTTTCATTATCATCAATACATGAAGTTGATTTATATCAGAACTTATCTGATGTATTGCCCCATATACATCTCTTATGGGAGTTAGTACTGATTGGGGAACCTATTGTAGTGATGGCACCTTCTCCTACCGCATGTTCATCTACTGTACTTGCACTTGTATCGTGTATTAACCCATTAAGGTAAGATACTTAGGCACTTGGTAACCCATAGttgtgggttcaaggctcgttgctgccaCCGTTGTGGGTGTATATCCTTGGTAAGGACacttagtgaccattgggttatTTATAAGTTGTCAAatcgtcagccatacagaaaaaaaacaacagccacacagttacatatgtggtaactcgtaagctggcacgaggtgtataaacacccgtgttataatgactgtcgttttccgcccacgcaaggataaagcaactTACATTTAATTCAATAGTATGTGTACACAGACTATTTACATGGGGTatcataacatatttattaacattgtaaacattatttatgtACTTACTGTACAATTAATACTCAATTTAATCTGAATACACATTTCCAGGTATTGTTCAGATTACAGACCCTATTTTACGATCCACGACAGCGAGTTTAAAGAATACACAACTAAAACACAAGCTCCGTAAGTATATACACTAATTAACcacagttacatacatggtaaagctggtatgaggtgtttgaaacaaaacatccttgttataacgactgttgttgatCCATCGCGTAAagataattaattaaattacattcattcattcaacacaTGAAATAAGGCCGCAAAATCTGGTAATTTAATATCATGAATTgtataatgactgtccttGATCTGccacttaaaaataaataagttacactcattcatcCTATTTGTGGCTTTAACAGTGGTGCCTTACTGGTTGTCTAAAGTGtcagacaaaaaaaataaaaaattgccaccaaaaaaaatcacctacaaagttacatacaaggtaactcataagcggacacaaggtgtataaaacagaacactcatggtATAACTATTGCCCTTGCCCCGCCActcaaagataaataagttacactcattcattcattcaatgctACTTTAAGTTTTTTGCCCCGCCGCGCAAAGATAAaccagttacatttatttattcaaatttcattttttttacaggccTTCTGTAATACTAGGGGTAACAAACCCCTTTTTTACTAAAACCTTTCAACATTGGCCCCATATTGTGCGAGTTCGAGAAGTGGGGTTGGGTAACTACGGGGGTTCAAAACCCACATTAACCCCGAGCGACTCgaaattgaaaaaatcatCCGCAATTAAAACTTTGGATCCGAAAAGTGGAATTTATACGAAATATAAACAGTTTctaaaaaaggataaaaattttataaaagcatTTACAAAggtaagtttttgttttttgaatattctttgtgggacgagaaaatatacggaaaaggtgtcccatcttcccccaccctactatatctatacAACCTAACTTATAATTTTCCTACAGAGtttagtagaaaacaaaacaagcaaGACACATTCTGCATTACTAAGACGTCATTTCCTTGAGTTAACACAAAGTTTTATCATCCCACTTGAGAGATATCTTGCCAGCCTTATGCCACTGCAGAAGTGTATATCTCCTCTAAAAGTAAGGTTACTGGTTTTCTACTTGTTCTTGTAATATACTATTTTAGTGTACTTGTACTCACTGTcacgttataacatgaatgtcttcatacacctcttgctcacagtcaaattataacatagttctgtttaaaaacagcTGTAAAGTCTTTCATTCTGTGCTCATTatagagttataacataggtgtctttttatacactaaACAcgcatggtatattcatacacctcgtgcttactgtcaagttataacatgggtgtcttcttatacaccagacacacatggtatattcatacacctcatgctcactgtctgaatataacatatttaggCTGATCTAAATCTTACCCTAATGTTTTTACTCtaatttattctgtttttaccCTACATAATTTGCACTGTACATATTCTCAACAGGCCCCTCCAACTTTGAAACCATTTCGTCCGAATGATTTTATTCAAACAGTTGAAAACAACGGGCCACAGTTAACCTCTGGTACCAGAGGAGACTGGATAGGATTATACCGAAGATTTATGAGAAGCGCGAATTTTGAACACTGGCTTGAAAGAAGGAAAGTGGAAATGGAAATGAAACTGGTCTCTCTGCATATGACAGCGCTGAGCGAAAcggtaagaaaaaaaattaaaattttttgcatttttttaaattttgtttaatttttattggtaactaattttttattaattgtatTGTGGACATAGGATTTAGGGTAAATTGGGCTCAAAAATGATggtgttttctattttatatggaagAGGTCCTTAAGTCCTTAACCTTTGGGccaaatatatgttgttttctattctatatgagtgaggacctaggatttagggtAAATTTGGtccaaaaatgtttatttaatgtacAGTATACACAAATAATGTCTAATATCCCAACACACAGGATTTAATGGCTTGGTGTCAGGACAAAAGTGAAGTCGAAGTCGTTGACATGATTCTAAGAATACGGCAAAAAATTTCTCTTGTAAAATCGCATAAGATAGATGTATCAAATATAACAGTGGACCAGCTATCAGAACAAGTTACGAACATCACTAAAACTTTACCTTTAGATTTACAAggtattttatcaaaatagGAGTTGATTTTATCCACTTTTCTACcctttagttttatttttccaagtgttttttttttcatttttagctaaaattgtcatttttttggCATTTTAATTGtcttgaattttaaaattatataatactTAGGGCACTGCCTGTTTTTGTGGCCTGTTTTTTGTGGAGAAAATAGTctgttttttgctttttattttaaatttttctaaaaattttgttgtgtACTTCACGCAAATTTTGgtaattcttgttttaaaacactggtAACTActatgtttatgacatcatatataaaccattgttttgtGCAATAGTGCTTATTGTTTTACAAGTTAAATTCTATGTTGTATGTGTGTATGCATTTTCATATGGTAACTGTATGTTCTAAAATTTAGAATCTAAATTAATAGGTAAAACTTTTAggtgtaatataaataatatgaaatacaTGATAAACGCATACTCCAATTCcctaaaataaattagaaaatgtttttgcaACAATATAGAGAAAAAAATAGGAGTCTTATAATATGaccatatttataaatgcacTTGAAAAATATTACCTCTAAAAACGGCCTGGACTGTaactatagtactgtggggtaagatggctacctttagcacaaaatatcccatattttctgatctgGTTTATAACAATTGTTAACGCTCTTTTGCGGAGTTGTAAGAATATGGtcatataattatgtaaatattctttgtttactaccaaatgagagaaaaaaaatatgtcacatcttaccccaccataatatatatatatattaaaaacccaatatttaatttaagccCATACTGGACTTAAAAATGAACTTAGAATATAGCTGTTTTGcagcattttaataaatttgcaaCTTAAGCCAAAATGCATGGCGGCACGCTTTGCCGTA contains:
- the LOC100176936 gene encoding dehydrogenase/reductase SDR family member 12-like is translated as MSIYQKTAFFIKGRLQFTNGGYAKAAKSFHPEDTKKDVSDQVFMVTGANSGLGKAAAIAIAKNGGEVHMVCRNLERANQAKEDIVKESGNSNITVHVLDISNTKEVYEFAKNFSSNHEKLNVLVNNAGCMVNDRKTTEVGNLELNFATNTVGTYVLTQELVPLLLKSTKPRVITVSSGGMYTQKLNVKDLQSEKGTFSGDMAYAQQKRQQVILTEEWAKMHPDIHFSAMHPGWADTPAVRTSMPGFYEYMKDNLRTAEQGADTIVWLSVSDAALAQPSGLFFLDRKAVPTHLALAWTRESAEDRNTFLTKIAEIANQFKP
- the LOC100181589 gene encoding protein DENND6A, with the protein product MELAAANEDERPVLPWDQFSQWLHCVCVVTFDLELGQAMEFMYPTHIELSDVEKANICYLAFPDSNSGCMGDTQYWFRIRRNSLYRTNNKDTDYQCTKDCPVTLLKDETHYYGYVYFRQVRDKTLKRGYFQKSVVLLSSLPYFNFFKEISDIIAPEYFDNGVPCLEAACHDIDKWPSPIPGQILNLPLMGMVLHVRIPTKQDKPGTNVLDNTDKSPDRTPFSLSSIHEVDLYQNLSDVLPHIHLLWELVLIGEPIVVMAPSPTACSSTVLALVSCINPLRYCSDYRPYFTIHDSEFKEYTTKTQAPPSVILGVTNPFFTKTFQHWPHIVRVREVGLGNYGGSKPTLTPSDSKLKKSSAIKTLDPKSGIYTKYKQFLKKDKNFIKAFTKSLVENKTSKTHSALLRRHFLELTQSFIIPLERYLASLMPLQKCISPLKAPPTLKPFRPNDFIQTVENNGPQLTSGTRGDWIGLYRRFMRSANFEHWLERRKVEMEMKLVSLHMTALSETDLMAWCQDKSEVEVVDMILRIRQKISLVKSHKIDVSNITVDQLSEQVTNITKTLPLDLQGILSK